The following proteins are co-located in the Podarcis raffonei isolate rPodRaf1 chromosome 5, rPodRaf1.pri, whole genome shotgun sequence genome:
- the SELENOT gene encoding thioredoxin reductase-like selenoprotein T yields the protein MRPALALLFLLAAGLGGSGAQPDGLPPGKKLRMAYATGPLLKFQICVSUGYRRVFEEYMQVISQRYPDIRIEGENYLPQPLYRHIASFLSVFKLVLIGFIIVGKDPFAFFGMQAPSVWQWGQENKVYACMMVFFLSSMTENICMSTGAFEITLNDVPVWSKLQSGHLPSMQQLVQILDNEMKLNVHMEQMPHHRS from the exons ATGAGGCCGGCGCTGGCGTTGCTGTTCCTGCTGGCTGCGGGGCTGGGCGGCTCTGGCGCTCAGCCGGACGGGTTGCCCCCCGGGAAGAAGCTGCGCATGGCCTACGCGACGGGGCCGCTGCTCAAGTTCCAGATCTG TGTTTCCTGAGGATACAGACGGGTGTTTGAGGAGTACATGCAGGTTATTAGCCAGCGGTACCCAGACATCCGCATTGAAGGGGAAAATTATCTCCCTCAGCCTCTTTATAG ACATATAGCATCTTTCCTGTCAGTCTTCAAACTAGTGTTAATAGGCTTCATTATTGTTGGCAAGGATCCTTTTGCTTTCTTTGGCATGCAAGCTCCAAGCGTCTGGCAGTGGGGccaagaaaataag GTCTATGCTTGTATGATGGTTTTCTTCCTGAGCAGCATGACTGAGAACATTTGTATGTCAACAGGTGCATTTGAAATAACTTTAAATG ATGTTCCAGTGTGGTCTAAGCTACAGTCTGGGCACCTTCCTTCCATGCAGCAACTTGTTCAAATCCTCGATAATGAAATGAAACTCAACGTGCACATGGAGCAAATGCCACACCATAGATCATAG